The window TCCTCTGGGTATTTTAGCAGAAGTATCCAATAGTAAATTTTAACCACAAATCTAACTACTTATTATCTAGATAGTTACATAACTACTAAAATACAGAAATCAGGCTTCTTTCCTTTTATATCGCTTAGGAGCTCCAACATCTCCCCAACAAATTCGTTTAAATAATTTAATTGAAGAAATGAAAAATATTCCCGAAGGTATTTCTGTCAATTAATCGTAAATTGCAAAAAAAGTAATCTTATGTCAGAAAAACAATTTGAAATAAATATCGATCCGGACTGGGTAAAAAAATACTTATCCAAAATCATTCTCGGATTGGTAGTAGTTATCATGGTGTTTTCAGCTATTAAAACAGTAGGCCCGGAAGAAGAAGGTGTAGTGATTCAACTTGGTGAGTACAATCGTACGGTTTCACCTGGATTAAATTTTATCATTCCCTTCGTAGAAACCATGTATAAAATACCTGTTCAAAGGCAGTTAAAGCTTGAATTTGGATTTCGATCGACCTCAAGTTCAAATGGACAGTCACAATATGTCAAATCCGGCTATATAGACGAAAGTATGATGCTAACCGGAGACCTGAATTTAACAGATGTGGAATGGGTGGTTCAATATCGAATAGTAGATTCTTACAAGTATTTATTCAAGGTAAGGAATGCAGAAAAGACTTTGAACGATATGTCAGAGTCTGCTATGAGAAAAATTGTGGGAGACCGAACAGTCAACGAAGTGCTAACGGTTGGTCGTCAAGAAATTGCCACAAGCGTAGAAGTATTGTTACAAGAAATGTGCGATGAATATGAAAATGGAATAAGGGTAGACCAAGTCGTTTTACAAGATGTCA of the Cyclobacterium marinum DSM 745 genome contains:
- the hflK gene encoding FtsH protease activity modulator HflK gives rise to the protein MSEKQFEINIDPDWVKKYLSKIILGLVVVIMVFSAIKTVGPEEEGVVIQLGEYNRTVSPGLNFIIPFVETMYKIPVQRQLKLEFGFRSTSSSNGQSQYVKSGYIDESMMLTGDLNLTDVEWVVQYRIVDSYKYLFKVRNAEKTLNDMSESAMRKIVGDRTVNEVLTVGRQEIATSVEVLLQEMCDEYENGIRVDQVVLQDVNPPEPVKPSFNAVNEAQQERETLINQAEADYNRIIPRARGEAEETIQLAEAYALTRVNGARGEAERFNSIFNAYIKSPEVTKQRIYLETLEKVLPKIGNKIITDEKGSNVLPLLNLNKAAATTP